One Varibaculum prostatecancerukia genomic window, CGCGCAGACATATTTTCAATACTAAAAACAGTAGCGCGAGTGTAGGGCTGATACAACTACTTTTAAAAAAGCTGGATACGCCCTGGTTGACCAGACAGGAATATTTTTTAAGGGAACCTGAAAAGAGAATAATGACACGGCTATTTGACGACTCCTCGCTGGCACTCGTTGCGCACGTCTTGGCACATGGCCCCCTTTCGCGCGCCGACACCGCACGGGATCTTGATTTATCACCTGCCACCCTCACTCGCCTAGTTCGTCCTTTGATTAACAATGGGACAATCAGTGGGGTGTGTTCTGGGATGTCAAAAACGGGGATGGGGCGTCCCACGAAATTGCTGGAAGTTTCTTCCCACAATCGTTCTTTTATCGGAATTAACCTGACCAGTTCTACGATCCACTGCGTGCGCACCGACACCCATGCACGCATTATTTCTAGTCAAACAGTTCCGATCCAAAATCGGAGCACAGATGAATGCCTATTGCAGTTAAAGGGGCTGATTGACGAACATATCCACTCAACTAAGTACCCCTCCGTTGAAGGAATCGGAATTTCATTGGGAGGGAAAATCGATGGTTCCACTGTCCTTGAAAGCCGCTTCTTGGGGTGGCGAAACGTAAACCTAAAAACTTTTTTCGCAGAAACCACAGCTGAAAACATTCCCGAAATAGAACTAGTTAATGACGTAACCGGTTTAACCATGTTGGAGCAATGGTTTGGGTTGGGACGGCATTGTGAAGATTTCGTGGTTGCCACAATTGGGGATGGCGTAGGTCATGGCATGGTCCATAACCTACGAGCTGTTCGCTCCCCACAGGGCGGTGTAGGTATGACCGCCCATCTTCCTCTGGCGGGAGCCCACGGCGTTTGCCAGTATGGACACGTGGGGTGCGCTAATGGGGCGCTGACTGTACCAGCGATTTTGTCGCGAGCTCAAGCGGGTAGAGCCATTACCGAGAAGGGTAATTCGCCAACATCGGCGGAAGAACTCATGCGGCTAGCAGATAACGGCGATAAATCCTGCAGGCGCGCGATTGCCGAATTTGCTCGAAGCCTGGCGGTGTACCTTCAGACAGTCGCGTCTGCTGCTTTGGTTATGGATGTGGTCTTGGACGGGGAGGGCGTGTGCCTATTGGAATCTTGCTGGGCAGCGGATTTCGACAAGCATTTAAATTCTTATGCCCGCCCCGACGATCCTCGAATCACGGTTCACCGGCGTTCAGGTAGCTTTGAGCGTTGGGCACAGGGCGCCGCGGTAGCGGCGATTGTAAAGTGGCTAATCCGCGCAACTCGCAGCGCTAATGGTAAGGCGTAAGTCTTTAACTACCAGCTATTATCGCTTCTGGGCAATCCCGCTACTGTAGCGCCGCCGATTCTCAGCAGATAACACCTATCAATAAGTGAGTCCCTTAAAAACTAGAGGGCGACGAGTGGCTTCACATAGGGGATCTCTTTGCTGCGAGCCTGATCAAGTTCATAGGCGGTCTGCATGTCCAGCCACAGGCGGGCATTACCGATTCCCGCAAGCTCCAGCCGCAAAGCCAGGCT contains:
- a CDS encoding ROK family protein translates to MTRLFDDSSLALVAHVLAHGPLSRADTARDLDLSPATLTRLVRPLINNGTISGVCSGMSKTGMGRPTKLLEVSSHNRSFIGINLTSSTIHCVRTDTHARIISSQTVPIQNRSTDECLLQLKGLIDEHIHSTKYPSVEGIGISLGGKIDGSTVLESRFLGWRNVNLKTFFAETTAENIPEIELVNDVTGLTMLEQWFGLGRHCEDFVVATIGDGVGHGMVHNLRAVRSPQGGVGMTAHLPLAGAHGVCQYGHVGCANGALTVPAILSRAQAGRAITEKGNSPTSAEELMRLADNGDKSCRRAIAEFARSLAVYLQTVASAALVMDVVLDGEGVCLLESCWAADFDKHLNSYARPDDPRITVHRRSGSFERWAQGAAVAAIVKWLIRATRSANGKA